The genomic interval tgctgtcacgctcgcacactcactggcGGGcgtccgtcgcacagtcgcgatagcaatataattacgcgcgagcgataaggatgggtagctaggggtcattggacaaaattctacgtgctcacggaccgggctttatcaCAGTGGACTGTACATTACAAACAACGTCTGACACAAACCAACAAAAACAAgttatacatacataattacatattttatattatctctGTACAGCTGGAATTATATTGTTTAGCGTTACTCGGCCTGTCGCAGCCGCGCCAGTCGCTGCGTAAGCTCGTCCTGTTCCTGCGACACCACCGTGGATGCTCCCACGGATGTACTGGGCACTCCGGATGGTAACTCCATGTTCAACTCCAAGCTAGAAAGGGAAAACGATATCATGTTCTAGTGCTGAATACTGTACTGTATGGTTTACAGCCTTCACAGAGGATCTTGTATAGGATGAGAAGAGAAAATTAGTTTTGGTTCATACAACCTCCAACTAAATGATGTAGAAAATTTACAGTAGTCTATTTAGCAGAGATAATGTTAGTTTCTGACATCAGATGAGATGTCAAAGATTTCACAATGTAATTCCCTCATGAAAGATGTAATAACAGGAGTCTTTCAGAGGTGCCTTTGCACTATGAAGTAACTTGaagctttttttattaattctgGAATTGCTGGGCTGCTGGGTATAAAACAGTTAAGccaagaaattataattttgactaaGAGTAATCTAGTGGTCAGGCACTCGTTTTTATTAACTGTATTGTATTGTAAAACATGTTATTTGCAACTACATACCCAGCCTCATCAGCCACTTGCTGCAGCAAGGTGTCGACGTCTCCTTGTGGAACGGTGGTGGTGGTAGTTTGTGACATTGCATTCTCCATGTACGAGGACTGGACATCCAAATCCTCAAATTGGCTTTCAAACTTGTCCATGAGATTTGAAATTTTTTCTAAGTTCATAGACTTCATTGCTGCATCCATAGCTTTGACCACACCAGCCATGGAATTTGTGACCTGCAAGTAAGGGCATAACATGATAGTTTTtgatattcatattatttagaTGCTGCAGCAgtgcagccgaaacgtcaagccgtaagtacataatataactcattaataaacgtcgcgttaagacccgtgtcttattattttagtattcatattatttatttgctcacAAAGTGTAGGTAGTATTATTAAGGTCTTATTAACTAAATACAGTGCATAAAACTTAGTAACATTTAGAGGTATTGCAAATCTTTGGGAGGGCAAATCCAACAATAAATTGTACATTGTTTACTTTGTTGAACTGATTTCAATAAACTAAAGAAACAAAATTGTTAATGGCCCAATTGTATTTTATTGATTGATGAATGACTAATCATATTATGAACAATGGTTTACCTTTTTTGTAGTAAGAGCAGTCTGCACTCTACTGGACACTGCATCTACTCTAGCTGacatccgtaaataatttaacgcTTGGTTCTTCTGTCTGATTGCGTTCTCGGCGTGTATCCTTGCGCCCTCCATGTTATTCTTCTGTATTGCCTTCTTGGCTTTCTCCTTTTCCAATTTCTCttctttttcacattttttagaATTTCGTTCCAGCTCTTTCACagcaaattttaaattaaataggtTTTCTGATATAATGAGTTAAGGATGTttacacaataattaaaatgaaacctGTAATCTGAGGCCCTGTTATAATCCATAGTACTTACTGCAATTCATTTCCCCCCCAATGTAAGGCTTAATTTCAAAcacaaattacttaaataagtcaagtcaaagtcaaaatttctttatttgtttagactaataaatagttcttacaaatcgtcatatgctcttaaggagcctctacatgtctcataatctttttaccctaccagcgcttcgagaccaacatttggcaagtgctgagaagaagcgccgcaacaaactcagtcaccactgtctggcAAATAGCATACTTACCTGACGAGATACCTTCATAGGTAGTTGTTGTCCTGTTATAAAATGAATCATTGAAAAGGATACTTTCCATTGCGGATGAAGACATTTCGTTCCCCAGTTTGACGGctttataaaaactttttacaaaaagaaACACAGGCAAATTGCCTTTTATAATCACAGAAAAGCTTTTGTACAACAACTTGATTTCAATGAATTATGAAAAACGCAGATTTTATTGTCGTAAATGACTCACTATTTCATCAATGATTGTAgtcaaaacaattttttttcctaATCACATGTCAGAAATGACAACTGTCAATTGTCATAAGCAAAATGCATATTCGGATACACTCAACATTAATGCAACGTATATAAATACGATTGCGTTGGAGTTGGACGTGcgacattttatttaattcatgtATAGGTCGCACAACGAAAGTCGTCTCGAAGCGCTAGCCTTGCTTTTGTAGATTTTGTAGGGCAAACATGCGCTGGAGACCCGGCTTCATTGTTGTTTGTGTTTCTCAACATGTGTGTGTTTGTCTCAACTTTCGTTGAGCGACCCATAGAATAAtccgaaagtttttcgtacaaTTTACACTACTTTTTATGTAACTGTATTGACTCTTTAATGTTTATTAGAAGAAGCCTCAGACCAACGAAGAAGCTCAATCACTCAATAGTATGATGTGAAATCGCCATTTATGGTTATGGTCAAAGAAGTGAAATTCCCAAACATACTATAATGCTCAAAGACAATCTCTGTCTATAGCTCAGCAAAGTTAGGCAAAACTGTACCTACccaaacacaaaaaaaaacctcCGTGGTTATGGTTTTCagcaaagagcataaaagagtttTCAGCTTTGTTTTGTTGGTACTCTTGTGAATAACaacaaaatgtcaaaataaattgaATGGAGTGAAAAGTGTCGCTGCCGGATTTTGGAATAAGAAGTGAGCAAGTGAATATCGTcaaaaaatcgaaaatattcCTAGAAATCCTTTTAGTTATTAGTTTGTAATTATcggttttaaaatttattcGCTGTACGTTATAGttttttagtattatttttgtttagctAAGCCTGTGACTAAAGTCGAAATTCTAAATAATATCGAGTATCTAGAGGACATTCGCTGGGCGTAAAAAGAAAATGGCGTGTGCTACTCTAAAAAGAAATTTGGACTGGGAGTCCATGTCCCAGATGCCTGCTAAAAGGCGAAGATGTGCTCCGTTTGCAGCCAGCTCAAGCACAAGCCCAGGaataaaaatgactgaaaataGGCCTTCGAGTTTTGGAGAGTCAGTAACTGCACCTGCTAAATTGACCCcaggtttgtttatttttacaacaactGCAATAAGATGTATGAAGTCATTGCATAAATGTATAGATGGTAGTTTTTTGTGTAATTGTTTGTCCAATTTTGTAATTGAAAGTAATTATCAGCTGTGCAAGTATTGTTTCTGCGCTATCATGAATATTTTTATCGGGTAAGAGCGAGATAGGCGAGGCGTAAAGACCGTTGGGTTGGTTTTTTGCCTCTCCTTTTGTTGTTTTTCTTTTGTGATCTATCTATCTGAGCTTGTAAACCTCGAGTTTCGATTTAATAAGAGAAATGGTTGTGGGAGGCGAGTTTTTGTGGCTGCCTACGTTTTTTGCCTATTTAGTAATCACTTGTCAAATGATTGCAGACTCACCAAAAGTACAGATGATTCAAGCAAAAATGGTCTTTGTTGTAGTATGCTCTTTCCTTCAAAATATTCATGTCATACTTTGTTTAGCTGACTTGCAGATGATTCAATTAACaattagacaaatagttttcctattaattttgttttagagttGAAAATAGTTTCTCAGATACCTTAAATCTGTCCTTCTTTGCAATAATCTTTCCGATCATCCAATTCTATTAGTCTTAAATTATTGCATGGTGATATTTTCAATTGTTCGGTTATCtgctatttaaaattaatggcCTATTACCTCTATTCTATTGGCTTGTTAATGGGTTTAGTAATAGTAGGTTATTGGTATCAATGCTCAAGTTATAAACTGAGCAATATAAAAGTAATACAGTACAAAATGGATATGGTACTTATTTGTCCATTAGCCAAATAGTTAACTGTGTCTTTAACAAAACTTTAAACAacctatttttatgttttaacaACTTTTATAAGCCTATTGTCCTACTTAAACAATGCAATTCTGCAGGTATATTGCTAGTGTATTGAAAATGAAGGTTTATTACTTACAATAGatttaaacttaataatatCTGCAGGTCAGTCAAATCTAATGGTATTTTCTGAAAAtggctttaaaaaaaacttgttttgaaGTTGatcaaattcaataaaacattaaatcgCTCAACTAAGTTCTCTCAATTTTCTGTTATTGACAGTACCGATCTTATATTTACTGAGTGTGTTTTACTTCAAAATGGCATGGTAATTACTTGTAACATTTGTCTTTGTCAATAATTTACCAATATTTACAAACTTTTAATTTAGTTCAGATATTAATAAGTCTATTTGGGTTCTCGCTAATGGATGTGTTAAAACTTGGGAGATTATAGAtacatttcatcatttcagccacaggacgtccactgctgaacataggcctcccccaatgacttccacatcgcacggttggtagcggcctgcatccagcaccttcccgctacctttatcaggtcgtcggtccaccttgtgggtggacacaTTTGTGGATAGATACATTTAAACATCATGAAAACGATGATGTAACTTACAATATCAGATTGCACTCTGTTCTAAACTCACCAATCAATTATTGATAGGTCCGGCACCTACAAACATCACAACAGCTGCTTTTTCTGTGTGCTACTGaaggaatagaatagaataaagaCAGGACAACTAAGGGAAAAATATGCCAACATTAGGGTCAGGCCTCCTCAACCAGTCTGGCCAGTGTGGAGAGTATAAGTGAAAATCTATTTATTTGCCTCTAGTAAAGTTGTCTTCTACACTTGCAAATACAGGCTATGCATTTACGACCGTGATCTACAACAAATAATGCTATAGAAGAGTTGAAGGAGGCCTATGGCAAGAGGCAAATGAGCTTCGGAATATACTAACACACTGAACATGCTAGATGGTTTCATACACGAAGACGTGCCCCACTATTCTtctgctaatgtttgagtgttatcggtacacgcaaAATTATCCATGTGTGCACAGGcacactaaaataatgacaCTCGGATCagactccccgcaccccgcgcttccctcgaccaaaaattaatggggcgcgtcttcgtagatGAAACGACCTCTAGCATCCAATGAATGACTTTACACTAGTGCTGTTGCGGgtaacagtttaactttcccccgggacaaacttgaccttcattggttgggtttttgtggcggtcaagctgtagatcctggctacacaggagttgtggtgacgagaggtgggaatagggttgccaggtccaaaaacacaaaagccggactcggtgcttaattAGGCCGGACGTTTAACCCTAAAAGCCGAACACGCCTTTTTTTCCATGTCACGGCAACTTATCGACTTTCATCTTCAAATCGGTAGATCGGTAGCCCAACATTCCGCTGACGTGTGCTTTTGACTGGGCGCGGCTGCCgcaaaaagcctaacaaaagccggacaagggaatttttggccggacaagtccctaaaaacagccggacacctggcaaccctaggtggGAATAGTGCTGTTTGGAATAGTTGTTTAACCATGACGTCACCGCATCCCCAGAGCGCATGGCGCAAGAGATATGTGACGAGATCAAGCGGCTGCAGCGGCGCCGGCAGCTGCGGCTGgccagcggcgcggcggcgtcgTGCTCGTCGTCCAGCGGCTCAGAGGGCGACTGCTCGCCGCCGCACCGCTCCTCGCACAACTCGCAGAAGGTCCACAACCGCGCGCTCTTCACTTTCAAACAGGTAAATTGGTAAAACGGCCCTAATATACcaaaaagttacatttattaaatttaccttttagAAATTCTTCAACTCTCTTAGAATGCTGTGCCCGACAGCAAATACAAaagagtaggtcatcttcatagacacgcaccgagcgcggtttgtatgtgagcgcgccaatatacgtatgcggcgcgcacgcacacactgacaaaattcggcgcaaccacgataggtccccgctaatccccactaaattttgtcagtgtgtgcgtgcgcgccgcatacgtgttggcgcgctcacatacaaactgcgctcgtgcgtttctatgaagatgacctactcatttgtatttactctgccgaCAGGGTCCTTAATTGTATCTTACAATAAAACCATACCACCTCTGTAaaattatggatgcaataaataattgagtatGGTTCGTCGTTTCatccgaatgacgtccactgctggacaaaggcctctcaaaggatttccacaaagaccggtcctgcgctgcccgcatccaggcacctcctgcgatcttcaccagatcgtcagtccacctagtgggaggcctatcagctctgcgagctatgtgccccgcccactgtccCTGCATAATTTATGGTTGCCGGCAATAAATTGGATAAGCAATTAATCTCATGCCAAGTGAGGTCACGTCATGGTCATGTACCCTACATTTCGTTAGTGGTGCGACCGGTGCGCCACCATGGTGTCCTATTGAGATTTGAGATAGAGCCGTATAGGTCGTTGGAATGGGTCCTGTGTTggactactagcttttgcccgcggcttcatccgcgtgaaatttcgtttgtcacagatcctcataaattatagcctatatgttattctgggttataaacaataatactgtaaagtttcatcaaaatccgttaagcatttttgcgtgaaagactaacaaacatttacataatattagtaggataactaGCTAGCCCTTTTTACGATCGGTGCAAGCTTATAAAACTAATCCCTTATTTTTTTACCAATCCCATGACCTGCGCCAAAGACCCAAGGCATACAGAAATCGGCCATATTTCATTCTAAACAGTAACCATTGAAATTGAAATGGCTATTATGTATAGATAAGCATCTCAGATTACAGGTCAAATGTAAGTAGGTTGCTTGTTACAGCTGTAACTAGTTTAAATTGATCTAAAGTAGGTCAGttccagcgttgccagttttttttttcgccaagtcgagactttagtactttttgagtgaaaatagcgggattcttccgtcagaagcgggacatagtaaaaaaaacgtacctacataatcaaaggttttcaaatatttatctttttatttgacttaaaattacgtttacgtgacaatagatagcaaaagtagccataaaaaatgtattttaacaaaaaaattatgtattaaatcatatttactctctcgttaaattcgtctttagataaaaaaaagaaaaaaaattgaaaagttttattctttagaataatatggcgtttcaaaaaatagtctggtgaagtgagtgtctctctccgaaaagcgggaccgagcctgtcccgcgcgggacatttaaatttgattaaaaaatcgggacgtcccgccaaaatcgggacgtctggcaacgctggtcaGTTCTGTAGAATTTGTTGACATTCATGCAACTGTGGAATTAATAAACTTAATTGTTCTTACAGTTTCTTTAAACCATTAGTATTATGAGGCACTTAAAACTTCTATGAAGAACAGAATGAACAAGctgtatttgaaagaaagaaaaagtatttagtACTGCTTCACTAGTACTGACTTAGAATTAAAATCAATTAGCCAATGattaggtagcaggaaggcgctgcatgcacgctaccaaccgggcaatatggaaagcattgggggaggcttatgtcagagtaaatacaaattaaatgagtaggtcatcttcatagaaacgcacgggcgcggtttgtatgtgagcgcgccaacacgtatgcggcgcgcacgcacacactgacaaaatttagcgtggattagcagggagccagtcgtggttgcgccgaattttgtcagtgtgtgcgtgcgtgccgcatacgtatattggcgcgctcacatacaaaccgcgctcggtgcgtttctatgaagatgacccactcatatgtatttacttactctgcctatgttcagcagtggacgtcctgtggctgagatgatgatgagtcaATAGTTGTCCTGGCAACATTAAAAGCATTGGGTGATGCCTATGTTCAGAaatggatgtcctatggctgagatgatgatgagccAATGATTGTCCAggcaacatgaaaagcattgggtgatgcctatgttcagcagtggatgtcctatggcgagatgatgatgagtcaATAGTTgtccgggcaacatggaaagcattaagaggcctatattcagcagtggacgtcctatggctgagatgatgatgagccAATGGTTGTTCAggcaacatgaaaagcattgggtgatgcctatgttcagcagtggatgtcctatggcgaGATGATGATGAGTTAATGGTTgtccgggcaacatggaaagcattgggtgatgcctatgttcagcagtggacgtcctgtggctgagatgatgatgagtcaATAGTTgtccgggcaacatggaaagcatcggAAGAGGCCTaagttcggcagtggacgtcctgtggctgagatgatgatgagccAATGGTTGTTCAggcaacatgaaaagcattgggtgatgcctatgttcagcagtggatgtcctatggcgagatgatgatgagtcaGTGGTTGttcaggcaacatggaaagcattaacCCTTAAATGGTTTCTGTCCGTTATAAAGGACATGTCAAACAATTGCCTACAGAATCtaaattaaagcaatttatcgactttcaagggatattttataaaaagcatgatattttatgtgaaacacGGGGCATTAGTTCCATAAAAAAccgcgaattttaaaaattaagacagTTGAATAACTGCAACAGCAAGGTCAAGTTTTCGCTGTTGATAAATATGGCAACACTGTGGGTATTACACTTGTTCTTGTGCTTTATTGActgattttagaatattaacGAATATAACTGACGATTATTgccaaaactgtaaaaaaaatgtcgatttttttttcattaatttcaaggttacaaatgttatgtcacttaaaacggacaacgccatctatcagtaataaatactcatgttgatttttagacatttttaccccatttcccccttttaggggttgaattttgaaataacctgaaacacatgtttattaatttatccaTAGGAGTACTCCTGTGAAGTTTCGAATGAAATAGTGCAACTAATTTTGTTTCACCGTACTAATTTTGGACCCCCATTTCACCCCCTTAGGGggtaattttggaaaaatcctTTCTGATAACACCCTTAGACCCTAATAAGGAACCTACATGCCAAAATTTGTGTCTATACCCACCGGTTTGGGATTTATGTTGATATATCAGGCAGtcagtttctctttttatatgtctgggtattttttgataaatgtaTGTAAAATCAACAGTAAATAGTCCGGATGGATTGCAAAAGGCGCTGGATTAGCCAGATTCTGATTATCAGGGATTCctgtattgttattaataaaagttgttttacgtTTGTTTTCCTAAACTGGCAATGTCCGCCCTAAGTGACATGGatgtaatgctaaataattggcaatgtccgttttgagtgacatgtcataacttctatactaattgaatttttttcaaaaagaaatcatttttttcttaatctatcaaaacaatacctaaatcccaaatttgaccatttttgaagcaagggttcaatgagtgccaatttaagggttaagaggcctatattcagcagtggacgtcctatggctgagatgatgatgtgCCAATGATTGTTTTGTGGTACCACCCTTAGGTGCGCATGATCTGCGAGCGGATGCTGCGCGAGCAAGAGGCGGCGCTGCGCGCGGAGTACGAGTCGGCGCTCAGCTCCAAGCTCGCCGAGCAGTACGAGGCCTTCGTGCGCTTCAACTTGGACCAGGTAAGCACTGAGCATAGTCCTCAGTCCAcggcattggttcccaaacttatttgagacgcgcatacaaaaattccgcgcccccctcctccagtctagattatttattttatttttgttaatagtgactgagtttcttgcgctgcttcttctcagcactggcccatttattgtcctgaagcagtggtagggttaatactgggacgtgtaaaagtgctttttttaagcctatttacagaaataaatgagttttaatgagttttaattgGTCGTATCGTAttgagcagtctggaatgcattctctcagcggtcgcaggtttttcaTACtcaagtacacagatggcccgcgcccccctttaaaggtcttcccactttgggaaccaaacTCTACGGGCACGAAACTGAAAAGCCGAGCGATGGCGGGGTGACTCGACAACATGgacaacccaccaccacccatggccataccaaccttgcggttatactggccgaatcgcgggaggtGTGCGCGGAATTGTGGCTGCCTAAggcagattgcactccaccgcgccacacttcttgactccctacaagttatttttcttCGTCCTTGTCCCTATAGTTCAATTCTCCCTTCTGGGGCCTGACGTTCACTCCACAACTACATGGACAGTATAAAATATGGTGAAGCGCTCGAAACGGGCGGCGGCGGAGCAGAGCGATCACAATACTATACTACTCATCGCCGTCGCGTCTTCAGGCACCAGTTTTGTGCCTGAAGACCAGCGGTGCCAGGTGTCCTGTTATCCGCGGGACTCGAGGTTTGCAGAGACTGGAAGTGGACACATCCCTATTTTCCCacgaaagaaaatatttttcagtaatttctttTTTAGCCATTTGTAGCTGTGCGAATTCAAAGAcccgcttttttttttaaataaacaacttttaggcaactctttaaaaaaaactcggAACCGTTTTTGCTGCGTTCTCTGCGAAAGTTAAAACTGTTGGCACACAAACTGTGATTTCACGTTGTTTTTCGACCGATAGAGAACGCCCTCATACTCTGTGACTGACACCACAATCTTCCGCCAATATTGTGGATGATTGCCTGCAGTAACGTAAAGAAACATTTAACTAAACAACAAGATCTACTGTCAACTTTTtccaaaaatatttctaaataaattaagaagTAAAAGTCTTTCAGCCCATTCAGTGCTGGCAGGTACACCGCAAAAAACAGCGTCCTAGCTTTTGAGGAAAATCTGCATTCGACTGACGCGACAAAAAACTTCACCGTGAATTGTTTTTCTTACGATGTACAAGCTTTCTATTCCCGATTTTAGCTTACGTCACGTGCGTGTAAATTTGGGTGATGACAGATGTCGCCAAGTCGTTAGTCACCCCGAGAGGCGTGCCTCGGAGCGCCCGTTACGCCATAGCGGCTCTGTCGGGTCGGATTAGACAAGGATATACGAAAATAGATTTACCgcaaaagtttttttaattacctGTTGTATTAAGATACAAAATACGCTGACTAGGGTTTAATTACACATTGATGTTTGCTTGCATTAATTGATTGTATTGAGAGCCAGCAAGTATAAACTGCTGAAGTAGTCATTCGTTTCCCACCCACCTGAAGCAGTCATGTGTTTTACATGTCAAATATTTACAAGAGGATCCATCCATTCATATAACCAAACCAACTAACCTCATCGGCGAATCCGGAGGACCGTTCGAAGATGTGCATCAGCCTTTAGAAGTGCATCCCACCACCTTCCCATGGTCATCTAACCTCACGTTTATACCTGACCACATCTCACCTTCATAGAGTAGTATTTAAAGCAGTTCGCGTCGCCATAGAGACGAGAGACCGAGACGGAATGAGACTGTTATTTGACTTAGTTCTCTGTCTCCTGTGTTTATCTCGCTCCAGCACTGATGCCTGAAGGCACCTCTAGTCGCCTAAACACTTCCGTGACTGatgttaatgagggctatcgtttttatacttaacagttggcacccctggcgattgacaggaccttactctacagtggcgccatcttgatgagtgcaaatacgatagtcctcctaccactttcgcgctcaccagttggcgccactgtcttcgctactagcaagtgacaggaccttactctacagtgtcgcaaactggtgagcgctaaaacgatagccctcattgcctgAAGGCAcctctatagtctggtctgtgagcacgt from Ostrinia nubilalis chromosome 4, ilOstNubi1.1, whole genome shotgun sequence carries:
- the LOC135071268 gene encoding akirin-like, which codes for MACATLKRNLDWESMSQMPAKRRRCAPFAASSSTSPGIKMTENRPSSFGESVTAPAKLTPERMAQEICDEIKRLQRRRQLRLASGAAASCSSSSGSEGDCSPPHRSSHNSQKVHNRALFTFKQVRMICERMLREQEAALRAEYESALSSKLAEQYEAFVRFNLDQVQRRPPPATCMPLGMDAEHHMHQDLVPSYLS
- the LOC135071267 gene encoding charged multivesicular body protein 1b — protein: MSSSAMEKNLFNLKFAVKELERNSKKCEKEEKLEKEKAKKAIQKNNMEGARIHAENAIRQKNQALNYLRMSARVDAVSSRVQTALTTKKVTNSMAGVVKAMDAAMKSMNLEKISNLMDKFESQFEDLDVQSSYMENAMSQTTTTTVPQGDVDTLLQQVADEAGLELNMELPSGVPSTSVGASTVVSQEQDELTQRLARLRQAE